A stretch of DNA from Peromyscus eremicus chromosome 18, PerEre_H2_v1, whole genome shotgun sequence:
GGACATATTGCTGAAGATGATAGTTACTTATGTCATCGAGTAGGGAGAGGTTGATCAGGTGTCCAGCTAACAGCTTCACTCCTACTGATTAGCCATCAAGTTTCCAGAAGACCCTCTGTACACTCCCAGAGGAGAAAGGCAATCACCAGGATCACCCAGCTgcaaaccctgtgacctacacCTGTGATCTGCCTGTAAGATCTACTGCGCAGTAGAGGCACAAATGCCCTGGGAGTAACTAGCACTTAGATTGAAGGCCACTCTGTGAGATGGAGCCGCACCTGACTCTGCATAGGAGTCAGAAACATCAGAccagataggtcatgggccttgGGAAAACCTAAGAATATTATTGTGCTCAAAGAATGTACagtaaaatgactcttaataCATATCACTACACTCATGGACCAGTGCCTTGCACAAAACTCATCAGAAGACTTTGGTCTTGCAATAGATGAGAATGAACACAGAGTCACACgaatggacaatgtgcagagagtgacagactttggaacactcagtcctaaaagggGAATTTTTATCAAAGccttcccctcaaggctcagggatccatAAAGATGAAGCAGTGGGAAGATTTTTAGACCCAGAGGTGGTGGAAGACTTCAATtaactgtcttctggacacaacaggatgAGGCACACATGAACTGACAGAGGTTATGGCGGCACACATAAGACCTGCTCGGGTTCCAGACCTtgctcagcactgagaaggggaagtggacacacaGTCTAACCTCTAACCAAGAAGCAATTTGTAAGTGATACCTGCTGGCAAAAGGAGTAACAGTAGTTACTGTAGTGACATTGGAGCCTCATGCCCGGtagttggctaacacaaaatgaactccatgtattattttttggaagtgggggagggggtcatgatgttttgttctacatttgtttttcttctttgttttctgttcatttgttttgactttcattttgggtttttattttgtttttgttttaattttgattagggagagagacagaacccAATATGGACTTGGGTGAGTAGGAATGTAGGAGTATTGGGGAAAAGCAGACATGATGaagatatattgtatggaaaaagtCTGGCCAGATGTGTGTGTAGTGGCACTCACCTTCAATCCAGGCACTCAGGAgacggcagaggcaggtggatctctgagtctgaggacagcctggtctacaaattgagttctagGATattcatggctacacagagaaatctagtCTGCGAAGTTAGAAAATATTATCACTCAAAGAAATGTTGTTGAGGTGGTAAAAATTGTTCAcctttttttaagtgaaaagaaagcatttattttaatgCATACAGATTAAAATGTTAATAGTTTTTTATCCACTAGGTGCTGAATTACAGCTTAATTGTTGTGGCTTTACATGTTCCACTGTTTTGAACAATCACCATGTTTTCAACTTATTCTTAGATTTCTTATAAACCAAGGTTGCTCTTCTGGCCCATTAGTTAACACTACCAGCTTGATGAAAGAAGAGTTACCCTTCCTGGTATCTTACTTTCCCAGTCAGTCCTTAAGCTTGTCATGGCCTGCTCTGCACACAGGAATCATCTTGTCTCCCTGCATAGAGGATGGCAGGCGACAAGTAGATCCCCTCCAGCACGGCCCCAGATACCCTGCACACACAGCCCAGGGCCAAGTTCATCCTCTGCTCTGGAAAGGGACCCTGCTCTAAGCTGGCACCCAGCATCCAGCAGTCTAGGTTTTCTGCATAGAAGAGATGACAGAGCACAGACAGGAAGGTGATGAGGTGAATCCTCCCCAGGGCACCTTCTTACCAAGACCAGAGAGCTTGGGAGACAGCAGGTAAGGACTGGAGAGAAACATCAGGTGATGTTCAGGGGAGGGCAGGAAGCTGCTGGTACTTCAAGTCCCCCAACCCCCTTCAGGAATCTTTCCAGGGAGTGAGAATGGGAGACCccttcacacagagacacaaaccaacacacacacaggaatctcaGTGGTACCTCTGTTCCCAACACGCTCCTTCACCCACTGAGTGGCTGCCACAATACTCTCTGTCTTGGTGACATCGAGGATCACTGTCTCCAGCCTgtttgatgtcttccttctcagTTCCTCAGCTCCGTTTTCCGTCAGACATGCAGCCAGCACCCTCATGCCTCTCCTGTCCAGCTGTCTGGCCAGCAGGTTCCCAAAGCCCGAGTCACAGCCCGTGATGAAGACATGCTTGTCTTGGAGATGGCTCACCACCTTCCTCTCTCTGAACAAGCGCAGGAGGTTCCACAGGCCCAGGAGAACCACCAGGTAGAGCCACATGGCTTTGAAAAGGACAGGCTCATACACTCTGTGCTAAAGTGAGCCTGGCCTCTATCATAGAGGACAAAGTAGACACAGAGAACTCAGGATCCATGAAGGAATGCAGGCTTCTAGCAGAGATTTCACATGCTGTTCCCTGTCCTCTGCCTGTCTTAATATTTATTCATGCCTCACTTCTATGATCTTCCACCTGTTTGCTCAGCTGATCTACAATGGACTTTGGTATTTCCCTACTTGCCACCATAGATCTGGCTTAATTTCACAGCAAGCCTCACTCCCAAACTCTAGAGTACTGTATGGAGCTCTACATCTGGTTCCTGGCTCTAGAGATGTGCCCAACTGACTCTCTGTCTTCAGCTCAAAATAAAACAGGCACCTTCCACTAGAGACGAAACCATGTTCGCCTTACCCATTTCTCCCACCACTTTCTGGCCCAGTGTGTAAGGATCAAACCGGCCTTATCGCTCTCTTGTGTCAGCAAGTCCTACAACACTAAATCTTCTTTTCTGGGACAAGAAACCAGAGTCTGGGAAGAGCCATTCTTCCCTGCTGGCCATCTCTAGGCACTTCAGTCTTAACACAGATGTTAACTTGGAATCTGCCACCAATCTCTCTCCATTGTAAGGGCGTACTCACCTGTGCCCAGGCATTCTTCATATTCCAAAGCTGGTAAAGATCTGAGCTACACATGATTATTCAAATCAGTGTCTAGCCCTCAAGGCTACAACATCCTTCTAAGCCAGGGACAGGAACCCACATCTAAAAGGATGTCCTTCTTCCTGTCAGCCATCAACGATCTAGAACTAAACTGGATATAGTAGCATGGGTCTGTAATTCTGGCACTTATCAGGCATAGGCAGGATgattgcaagtttgagaccagcctaagcTACCTGGCGAGGCCTCATTTCAGTAGAGTCAAGACAGCAAAGCAGGGAAGTGAGGCCTTTTCCTCATGGCGCCCACACATTATGACCCTACCGCTCAGATCTACTGGGCTAGATCTGGCCTCTTTCCTAAAAGGGCTCCAGGAGGGGCCACACCTCTGGAACATCTTCCCTTGAAGCTCCAAATAGCTCAATAACAGTTGTCTTTCTCGGAGAAAAATGGAAGCTTTGTAGGAACTCCATCTTAAACCTAGCATGGCTTCATTTGCCCGAAGGAACACTATGGTGTTCTGAGTGGGCCAAACAGTAAAGCTTTGGTGGGCTTAGAGACCCCCCCAGGACAAGATCTGACAACCATTCTGTGTTTGTAGCTGCCCACATCCAACATCCAGCAGAGGTGAATAGATAATGAAGTTGAGACACATGGCTTTCTACTTCTACCTTGTCTGACAATATGGGATTCCCTAAtgccttcattttcttcatctttataATGAGTAAGAATCCAGATGACCTCAGCAAGTCCCCCCAGCTCTTACTTTTTGGGGAGTCTAAGATTCTACCTCCTTTGCAAAATGGCAGAAACAGAAATTAAAGGCCACAGGAAACACTGGAGAAGCCAGAGAAAATTCTGTAAGCTGGAACCCAAAAGCTCTGGAGTCAGCGAGAGGCTGTCACCACATCCACAGaacagctgggggaggggagcatggGAAAGGAAGAGGGCGCAAAGGCAGAGCATGCTGGGAGATCTCTGGGCGGTATCACGGTTGGAGCGGGAGCTGGTATCTGGTGCCCTGTGGGCCTCTTATCTTTCTAAGTTTCCTCTTCCTTTGCTGGAGTTGTACCTCCCCATTTCCTgctgaggaaggcagagagagtaagtaaACCGCTGTCCCTAACCTTGTGGAAGGGTGCAACGGCCattcctcctcccaggccccttTCCAGACCACTTCAAACCCACAGGTGGCCTGAGGAGACTTCCCAGGATTCCCAGTGCTGAGTCACCTCCAGAAGTAGGTGTCCAAAGAGCCgaggatgtgggggtggggcccATTCTTTGGGGAGCCTGAGGGCAAAGTAGCTCTTGAGGCCACACTTGGCCTCTCGCTCAGTAAACTTCTAGAAGCTGACGCTGGGTACTTGCCAGTCTTCAGCCCTGACCTTTCCATTATCCACCTGCCCCGACCACACAGGCCAGGCAAGTCAGGCAGGATCCTGGGACAGCTTGTCTCAGCCATTCTTCAGGGTCAAAACGTAAGCCCTTTGCCCAGGCCAACTCTGAGAAGCTGCCAGACTTTATCTCTGCTTCTCAATATCTCTTccctcctaccttccttcctctgtAATGTTGATTATAATGTCTTGTCTATActttgggacagaaaaaaaaaaaaaaagtgtagttaGACAAGGAGGGAGAAAGTGAATTTCCAGGAATTGTTTCAAGGTGGCTGCTCTTGCTGCCTAAGGCAAAACGGTATGCCTCAGGATGGCAGGGAgcctacacacattcacacacacacacacacacacacacacacacatgcacacacgcacgcacgcacgcgcgcgcacacacacgcacagagcctagacatgcacacatgaatgcactcatacatgtgcacacacaaagggaagaaacacacacacacacacacacacacacacacacacacagagcctagacatacatacacacatgcacacatgaatgcactcatacatgtgcacacacaaagggaacacacacacacacacacacacacacacacacacacacacggaaggggAAACTATCTGACCTGAAAGCTGCAGAATTTGCACTAATTCCTTCCTTAAGGCGTAGCTGTCGCTCTGAGAGTCTGTCCGAAGGTGCCCCCAGGACTACCTCTTGCTGCAAATGGGGAATACAAAGAGGAAGGAGGGCCAGCACACAGAGAGGCAAGGCTGCTTAGCGGGATGTCCCCTCCTGTGAGGGCAGACTCAGAGAGCCAGGAGGACACCAAGGCACGGCCCTGGTATTTGGTGTATGAATGTGGAGAGGCCAGAGAAAGGCCTTCCTTGGAAGGAAGTGTGGTCCAGCAGAGGTTCCCCCTGTGCAGCTTAAAGGCATAGAGGAAttagggctgggcatggtggtccacagttacggtcccagcactggggaggcagaggctagagaATCaacagttcaaggccaacctgtgctacatacggaattccagaccagcctaagCTATGAGGAGACTTTGCCCCccaaaaaatgaaggaaaaagatgGCAGGGGAAGGGCAGGATAGCCTTGTGGGTAGAGAAGACAGAAGTGCCCggggagagcagagacaggagaattccaggAGTTCACTGATCAGCTGACAGGGGAGCTACAAATCTAATGAGTGACACcatcaaaagaaaataatgataataacaagGCGCAGGTGAAGTTGGAGAGCTCgctgctcttcccaaggtcctgagttcggTTGGAAGCATTCACGtcgagtggctcacaaccacacgtaactccagctcctccagggGGTCCAACACCCTCGCCTGGCCTTCAAGGACACTCACAAACATGTTGCTCATACATGTACAGACACactaacacataaaaaaataaatcatttaaaatctataaataaataaagtggagagcaacagagaaaACCAGGTAACGTTGGTCTCTGGCTACCACAGGCACacacctgtatgtgtgtatacacacacacacacacacacacacacacacacacaaataataataataacaaaaactttCTGAAGATTTTTAAATGATCAAGAGCCCtcaagggggagggagaaggaagttaCAGAGCTACAGCGTCCTCTCGCACGGAGACGGACCGGACAGTGGTGTGGCCGCACTGAACTGAACCCTTTAAAATGATTTAGGTGATAGATGTTTTATCTGGATTCACCACAAGGAAAGACTAATTAGCAAATTTTTAAAATCCCCTTCCTCGGGTGAATAAATACAATGTGGGTGGCATGTACATACAATGGAACATTTACGCAGCCATGAAAGGTCCTAAGTGTCAACACATATTCCAGTGTGAACCAGCCCTGGAAACACAAAGCCCCACAGGCGGAGAGCAGATTGGCCGTGGGCAGCTGCCTCCGTCACAGCTAAGATCACAGCCTCCCACTGGCCTCAGGATCCGTGGACAGAAGAAATTCATCCCACGTGTGTGGAAAGTGTCACAAGGACAGTGTGGATTACCCAAGCAGCATGTCCTTATCCAGGACACTGGGATGAGAGCAAggctgagaggcagaggaagccatTCACTGCTGCGGGGGGGCgtcccccactaccaccaccccaaTCAGTTCCGTACTGTAGCAAGGAGACCCGGCTCAGCACTGGCCGTGTTCTTGCTGAGGGCAGGGTGCCCGCGGGTACTGTCTGTGCTGCCGGAAGGAGAACGTGGTGAGTGGTGGGAGCTAGACTGAGTCTCCAGAATGACAAATGCCACTGTCGACCGGCAACCACGATGATGGGTAACAAGCTGCCCTCAGCTCAGTAAAGGTAATTTCctctgccccccccaaaaaaagagtagTGGTTGGTGAGGAACCCTGGGGTAACTGAACTGTTAAACCCATCCTAAAAACCAGCCATACTTACCACAGTAAAAAGGCAAAAAGGAACTACTGCTGGCCACATGTGCAGCCTGTGCCCATAAACCCTGTGAAGCACCCTTcctgcatggtggtggtggtcatcCGAATGAGCAAACCACCCACAGAGAGGCTACCTGCCAGCCAAGGTAGGTCTCATCACTGCCCACCGGACCTGGCGTCTCCGTGGTACTGCGACTATGTGGGCAAGAGAAAGCTGGAGTGGAGAGGTTCCCTAGAGTTTGTCCTGCCACTCAAAAACAAGTAACAGGAAGAGGCCCAAGTAGAGATCATGAATTAACGCATGCAGAGGTTTTCACAGAGACAATGACTTAGAAGTGTGCAtgagtcttagttagggtgactACTGTGGTGacgaaacaccatggccaaaagcaacctgggaaggaaaggatttatttggtttcCACATGGtagcccatcactgaaggaagtcaagacaggaactcaagcagagcaggaccctggaggcagaagctgatgcagaaaccatggagggatcctgcttactgccttgttcatcatggcttgttcagcctgctttcttatagaacccaggacaccagcccagggatggcaccacccacaatgggctggaccctccctcatCATTCACTAATTAAGATAATGTCcaacagccagatcttatggaggcattttctcagttgaggttccctcctttcagatgactctagcttgtgttatgctcacataaaactagccagcatggaATGTACTGAATGTCATTGAATTATACAGTTTAAAATGGTtcatttggaggctggagagatggctcagcatctaagagcacttgctgctctttcagaggacctgagtttggttcccaatacccacatggagTGACTCACagcctgtaactctggttccagggatccaacaccctcgtCTGGCTTCTGTTAGGCACCAGCACACATacggtatacacacacacacacacacacacacacacaccatacattcacacagatacacatatgaatgctgtattttatttttgcttttttgagggcccgccacccatctcccaaataaatcacacacagaggcttattcttaattatgaatgcctggccttagcttgtcttgttgcttgccagcttttctttttttttttttttttttttaaaggtctttttttttttttttttaagatttatttattatgtatacagtgttctgtctgcatgtatccctgcaggccagaagagggcaccagatctcattacagatggttgtgagccaccatgtggttgctgggaattgaactcaggacctttggaagagcaagcagtgctcttaacctctgagccatctctccagcccccgccagcttttcttaactttaaattatcccgttctcttgcttctgtaaatcttactcttactccatggcttactgtgtagctgtacccggagtcctcctcctcttctgactgcttctttcttctcctcttccccagatttctcctcctatatattctctctgcctatcctttcttctgccttgctattggccattcagttctttattagaccatcaggtgtttcagacaggcacagtaacacagcttcacagagttaaacaaatggaacacaaacaaaagtaacacaccttaaaataatattctgctacaGTCGGATGAAAGAGAGATGAAAGCGTGCGTCTCTGTATTCCTAGAAGACATTTGCCATGGGGGCCGGAGGGATGGCAGttgggagcacttgctgctcttacagaggcccCAGGTgtggttcccggcacccacatggtggctcacaaccatccataactctagttccaggagatgcaACCTCTTCTCTCGTCCTcagtcaccaggcacacacatggtgcatatatgtacatgcaggcaaaagaaactcatacacataaagtaaataaatcttttttttcttagagaaaaaaatttGCCATgaggcctttttttttaatttttaattcgattatttatttatttatttagctttgaGATCTCACTTCTACTAGACACTGTAGTTGCCCCCattttgcagaggtgggaagaaCTGAGGCTTAAGGAGGCCAGTTCACACTGCTAGCGAGTCTGGGTTTCGATGCttgcagttacacacacacacacacacacacacacacacacacacacacacactgtcagtcTTTCTGGGACATCCTGTCCCCTTGGACTGGATTGGGAGGATACAGGAAAAACCCCAGCCCTCTCCCACAGAGCCTCAGCCAGTGACGGCCACTTCCAGCTACTGAGCTCCGGAGCCCGCTGCACACATCGGCAAACTCTGCAGCCTCCTGGCCGCCAACAGCCCCGTCCACAGGCTCTCCGGGATAGGTGCTCCCACGAGAGATCCAGGTGAGAACTGTCTTCTCTCTGGGAAGACGGCAATTACAGACTGGAGACAAATGGCTTTCTCAGGGGTGACTCAAAGGTGTGAgggggtgtctgtctgtctgtctgtgcatctgtGTTGGAGACCGCTGGGGCTGGTGGTAAGCCCGCACTGCCAATGCCGGGATGAAACCTTGTCGGGAGCAATTAACACTGACGTTGCTACAAAATCTCTGTTCTCGGGTCAAAACTTAAGCAGTCACTGTTTGAGTTCTAAACATACTTTTCgtgtctcctcagccccagaaTCTTTCCCAAATTCCCTTAGCCCCTGTGGCTTTTAGCTGGGGGGTACAGGGGCTGCCTTCAgaactctctctcttctttcttttacaaccctCCCCTTCTTTTCCAACAGGCTGGTCCTCATGTCAGTCAAACCCAGCCCCGGCCCCGACCCCGACCCCGACCACGACCCCACTTTGCCACCCAGCAATGATTTtgcagagattcacaactggACGGAACTGCTCCACCTTTTCAACCACACCTTTTCTGATTGCCACACGGAACTCAACGAGAACGCCAAACAAGTAGTCCTCTTTGTCCTCTACCTGGCCATCTTCGTGGTAGGGTTAGTGGAGAACATCGTGGTGATATGTGTCAACTGGCGCCGCTCGGGCCGGGCGGGGCTGCTGAACTTATACATCCTCAACATAGCCATCGCGGACCTGGGCATCATCCTGTCCCTGCCCGTCTGGATGCTGGAGGTCATGCTGGACTACACCTGGCTCTGGGGCAGCTTCTCCTGCCGCTTCACTCACTACTTCTACCTTGCCAACATGTACAGCAGCATCTTCTTCCTCACGTGCCTCAGCGTGGACCGCTACGTCAGCCTCACCAGCGCCTCTCCCTCCTGGCAGCGCCACCAGCACCGAATACGGAGGGCCGTGTGCGCAGGCGTCTGGGTCCTCTCGGCCATCATCCCACTGCCCGAGGTGGTGCATATTCAGCTGATGGATGGCTCCGAGCCCATGTGCCTCTTCCTGGCACCTTTTGAAACGTACAGCACCTGGGCCCTGGCAGTGGCCCTGTCTGCTACCGTGCTGGGCTTCCTACTGCCCTTTCTTCTCATTGCCGTTTTCAACATCCTGACAGCCTGCCGGCTTCGGAAGCAAGGACGGCCAGAGAGCAGGCGCCACTGCGTGTTGATGTGGGCCTACACAGCTGTCTTTGTCGTCTGCTGGCTGCCCTACCATGCGACGATGCTGCTGCTCACTCTGCACGCGACCCACATCTTCCTCCACTGCCACCTGGTTAACCTGCTCTACTTCTTCTACGAAATCATTGACTGCTTCTCCATGCTGCACTGTGTCCTCAACCCCATCCTTTACAACTTTCTCAGCCCAAGCTTCCGGGGCCGGCTGCTGAGCCTTGTGGTCCGTTACCTTCCCAAGGAGCAGGCCAGGGCAGCCGGCGGAAGGGCTTCCGCTTCGTCGTCCACCCAGCACTCCATCATCATTACCAAAGAGGGCAGCCTGCCCGCTGCAGAtctccacccccaacccacccgAAACGCTCAGGCATCCTCTCTGCCTCCAAACACCTCATCTACACTCTGCAATTCCATAACCAGCTAAGGTAGATTCCAGACTCCTTCCATCAGCAACAAAGTCCggatctgggggaggggaaggggaggatttGTTTGTTCtgggtcaattttttttttcctttggtttttgagacaaggtttctctgtgtagctttggagcctgtcctggaactcgctctgtagaccaggctggccttgaactcacagaaatccgcctggctctgcctccgagtgctgggattaaaggcgtgtgccaccacccctggctcagggtcaattttaaatatatcaaaatgttgctgtggggagagggagaagggttgGGAAGAACAGAGTATAGGTCCTCTGTTGGTGGTATACTATTTGTTTGGGTCCTCTTCGCTAAGGGAGCCATACAGTTggggcgggggggcggggaggggtgtgaaataaataaatatgtagagACGCTTGTA
This window harbors:
- the Gpr182 gene encoding G-protein coupled receptor 182 is translated as MSVKPSPGPDPDPDHDPTLPPSNDFAEIHNWTELLHLFNHTFSDCHTELNENAKQVVLFVLYLAIFVVGLVENIVVICVNWRRSGRAGLLNLYILNIAIADLGIILSLPVWMLEVMLDYTWLWGSFSCRFTHYFYLANMYSSIFFLTCLSVDRYVSLTSASPSWQRHQHRIRRAVCAGVWVLSAIIPLPEVVHIQLMDGSEPMCLFLAPFETYSTWALAVALSATVLGFLLPFLLIAVFNILTACRLRKQGRPESRRHCVLMWAYTAVFVVCWLPYHATMLLLTLHATHIFLHCHLVNLLYFFYEIIDCFSMLHCVLNPILYNFLSPSFRGRLLSLVVRYLPKEQARAAGGRASASSSTQHSIIITKEGSLPAADLHPQPTRNAQASSLPPNTSSTLCNSITS